A window of Clostridium novyi genomic DNA:
AGTAGAGAACAACAATTTGTAAAACAGATGGTAAAAGAATTTGTAGAAAATGAAGTAAAACCTATAGCTGCTGAAACAGATGCAACAGGTGTATTCCCAATGGAAAATTATAAAAAATTAGCTAAATACGGAGTAATTGGTTTACCTTATCCGAAGGAATATGGTGGAACAGGTGGAGATTACCTATCTTATATTTTAGCAGTAGAAGAAGTTTCTAAAGCTTGTGGTACTACTGGAATAGGATTTTCAGTAAATACTTCTTTATGTTGTGGAGCTATTTATCAAAATGGTACAGAAGATCAGAAGAAAAAATATCTTCCAGATTTATGCTCAGGTAAGAAAATAGGTTGTTTTGGATTAACTGAACCTAATGCAGGTACAGATGCTTCAGCAGGACAAACTATAGCAGTAAAAGATGGAGATAAATATATATTAAATGGACAAAAATGCTTTATAACAAATGCTCCAATAGCTGATGTATTTATTATATTTGCAATGACTGATAAATCTAAAGGAAATAAAGGAATATCAGCATTTATAGTTGAAAAAGAATACCCAGGAATTTCAATTGGTAAGGTTGAAGATAAGATGGGTATTAATGGAGCACAAGTTGGTGAAATCATACTTGAAGATTGTCCAGTTCCAGCTGAAAACCTACTTGGAAAAGAAGGAAGAGGATTTGGAATAGCTATGAAGACTCTTGATGGAGGAAGAATTGGTGTTGCAGCTCAAGGTCTTGGAATAGCTGAAGGTGCTTTCAATGAAGCTAAAGAATATATGAAAGAAAGAAAACAATTCGGAAAACAATTATATAAATTCCAAGGAATTGCTTGGAGAATGGCAGATATGGATGTAAGAATTGAACAAGCTAGATACTTATTATACAAAGCTGCTATGGATAAAAACAATGGTAAACCATATTCAGTTTCAGCTGCAAGAGCTAAACTTGCTTGTACAGATGCTGCTATGTATGTTACTACTGAAGCTGTTCAATTATTCGGTGGATATGGATACATTAAAGATTATCCAGTAGAAAGAATGTTTAGAGATGCTAAGATAACTCAAATTTACGAAGGAACTAACGAAGTTCAAAGAATGGTTATTTCAGGATCAATATTCAGATAATAATTAATTTAAGGAGGAATAGACAATGAAAATAGTTGTTTGCTTAAAGCAAGTTCCAGATACAAACCAAGTTAAAATAGATCCAGTTACAGGAACACTTATAAGAGAAGGAGTTCCATCAATTATAAATCCAGAAGATAAAAATGCTTTAGAAGAAGCATTAAGATTAAAAGATGAAAAGGGAGCTACTGTTACAGTAATAAGCATGGGACCTCCACAAGCAGAAGCTGCTCTAAGAGAAGCTATGGCTATGGGAGCTGATGATGCTATATTAATATCTGATAGAGCATTTGCAGGAGCAGATACACTTGCAACATCTTATGCACTTGCAGGAGCATTAAAGAAGTTAGAATATGATTTTATATTAGCAGGAAGACAAGCTATTGATGGAGATACTGCTCAAGTTGGGCCTGAAATAGCTGAACATCTAGGAATTCCTCAAGTTACTTATGTAGAAAAAGTAGATGTTGAAGGAGATAAATTAACAGTAAGAAGAGCACTTGAAAATGGATATGAAGTATTAGAAGTTCAAACTCCATGCCTTCTAACTGCAATTAAAGAATTAAATGAACCAAGATACATGGATATGAGAAATGTATTTGGAGTATTTGATAAAGAAGTTAAAGTATGGTCAGCTGATGATATAGATGTTGATAAAGCTTTATTAGGATTAAAAGGATCTCCAACAAAAGTTAAAAAATCAATGACTAAAGAAGCTAAAGGACAAGGTGAAGTAGTTAATATGCCAGTTAAAGAAGCAGCAGCTTACGCAGCTTCAAAATTAAAAGAAAAACACTACATTTAGTATATATAAGTAGGAGGTATAAGTAATGAATATAGCAGATTTCAAAGGCGTTTGGGTATTCGCAGAACAAAGAGATGGAGAATTACAAAAAGTAGCTTTAGAATTACTTGGAAAAGGTAGAGAAATTGCAGATAAACTAGGAGTAGAATTAACTGCAGTTTTACTTGGAAATAAGATAGAAAATGTTGCAAATGAATTATTATCACACGGAGCTGATAAGGTTATTTATGCTGAAGATGAAAGATTATCACATTATACAACTGGTGCTTATACAAAAGTAATTTGTGACCTTGTAGAGGAAAAGAAACCAGAAATATTATTTATAGGAGCAACATTTATAGGAAGAGATTTAGGTCCAAGAGTTGCTGCAAGATTACACACTGGTTTAACAGCAGATTGTACAGCATTAGACACTGAAGAAGGAACAGGTCACTTATTAATGACAAGACCAGCATTTGGTGGAAATTTAATGGCAACAATCATGTGTACAGAAAACAGACCACAAATGTCAACTGTAAGACCAGGAGTTTTCGATAAATTAGAAGCTGATGAATCTAGAGTAGATGCATCTAAAATTGAAAAAGTTAATGTACAACTAGATGCTGAAGACTTGAAAGTAACAGTTAAAGAAGTTGTTAAAATAGCTAAGGAAGTTGTTGATATCGGAGAAGCTGAAGTAATCGTAGCAGGTGGTAGAGGAGTTGGAAACAAAGAAAACTTTGCAAAATTAGAGGAACTTGCTGAATTATTAGGTGGAACAATAGCAGGATCAAGAGCAGCTATAGATAATGGTTGGATTGATCATGCATTACAAGTTGGTCAAACTGGTAAAACTGTAAGACCTAAATTATACATTGCTTGTGGTATTTCAGGTGCAATCCAACATTTAGCTGGAATGCAAGATAGTGATTACATAATCGCTATAAATAAAGATGAAGATGCTTCAATAATGAAGGTTGCTGATCTTGGATTAGTAGGAGATTTAAATAAAATAATTCCAGAATTAATAGCACAAATTAAAAGTTATAGCTAGTTTATAATTTAATATAAGAATATAGGTTGGTGTTTATTCTAATTTTTTAGAATAAACACCAACTATTATATAAAATTAAGTATTATTAGGGGGATGAATAATAATGAAAAAGATATGTGTTTTAGGTGCTGGAACAATGGGATCAGGAATTGCTCAAGCATTTGCTGTAAAAGGATATGAAGTTATTTTAAGAGATATTAAAGATGAATTTGTAGAAAGAGGACTTAATGTAATAAACAAAAGTCTTTCAAAGTTAGTCACAAAAGGAAAAATGGAAGAAGCTAAAAAAGAAGAAATACTTTCTAATATAACTGGAACAGTTGACCTTAACATGGCAGCTGATTGTGACTTAGTTGTAGAAGCAGCAATAGAAAATATGGAAATAAAAAAACAGATATTTAGTGAATTAGATAATATATGCAAAGAAGAAACAATACTAGCTTCAAATACATCTTCACTTTCAATAACAGAGGTTGCATCAGCAACAAATAGACCTGAAAAAGTTATAGGAATGCACTTTTTTAACCCAGCTCCAGTAATGAAACTTGTAGAAGTTATAAGAGGAATGGCAACATCAAAGGAAACTTTTGATACTATAAAAGAAATTTCAGAAGCAATTGGCAAAGAGCCAGTAGAAGTTGCAGAAGCTCCTGGATTTGTTGTAAATAGAATTTTAATTCCAATGATTAATGAAGCTGTTGGAATACTTGCAGAAGGAATTGCATCAGCAGAAGATATAGACACAGCTATGAAGCTTGGAGCTAATCACCCAATGGGACCTTTAGCATTAGGAGATCTTATAGGACTTGATGTATGTCTTGCTATAATGGATGTATTATATAAAGAAACAGGGGATTCAAAATATAGAGCTCACACATTACTTAGAAAGTATGTTAGAGCTGGATATCTTGGTAGAAAATCCGGAAGAGGATTTCATAACTACGCAAAATAATAATGCAAATAAATTTATTTTGAAAGAGCTATTAAAATATGTAGCTCTTTTTGTTAGATATTATTAAAAAATAACTAAAAATAGTAAAAAATTCATAAATCTAATATATAGGAGGTCATACTATGGCAAGATTTACATTACCAAGGGATATTTATTTTGGTTCAGGATGTTTAGATGTACTTAAAACAATAAAGGGAAAAAAAGCTGTAATAGTTATAGGTGGAGGATCAATAAAAAGATCAGGATTTTTAGATAAAATTGAAGGATATTTAAAAGAAGCTAATATAGAAACCAAATTAATAGAAGGGGTTGAACCAGACCCATCAGTTGAAACCGTAATGAATGGTGCGGCTATAATGAGAGAATTTCAGCCAGATTTAATAATAGGAGTAGGTGGTGGATCACCAATAGATGCAGCAAAGGCTATGTGGATATTTTATGAGTATCCAGACTTTACATTTGAAAAGGCAGTAATACCTTTTGGAATTCCTGAATTAAGACAAAAAGCTAAATTTATAGCCATACCATCAACAAGTGGTACAGCAAGTGAAGTTACAGCATTTTCTGTAATAACTGATTATAAAGCGAAAATAAAGTATCCTTTAGCAGATTTTAATTTAACACCAGATATAGCTATAGTTGATTCAGATATTGCACAAACTATGCCACCAAAATTAACAGCTCATACTGGAATGGATGCATTAACTCATGCTATAGAAGCATATGTTGCAGGGGCAAGGTCAGCTTTTTCAGATCCACTTGCTATACAAGCTATAGTTATGGTAAGAGATAATTTAGTTAATTCTTTTAAAGGTGATAAAGAAGCTAGAGATCAAATGCATATAGCCCAATGTCTTGCAGGAATGTCATTTTCCAATGCATTACTAGGAATTACTCATAGTATGGCACATAAGATAGGGGCAGTATTTCATATTCCTCATGGATGTGCAAATGCAATTTTCCTTCCATATGTAATTGAATATAATAGAAAAGCTTGTGAAGATAGATATGCTACAATTGCTAGAAGATTAAACTTAGAGGGAAATAACGATTCAGAATTAGTTGATTCGTTAATAAATTTAATTAATGAATTAAATGTTAAACTCAATATACCTTCAACTATTAAAGAATGGGGAGTTAGTGAAGAAGAATTTAAAGAAAATGTTGAATTTATGGCTCATAATGCTGTGTTAGATGCATGTACAGGAGCTAATCCAAGAAATATAGATGATAAAACTATGATGAAGTTGTACAGTTGTGCATTTTATGGAGAAAAAGTTAATTTCTAAATTATAAAATAACTAAAAATAAAGCTCTCTTTACTGGGAGCTTTTTATTAGTTATAATCTAAATAAAAAAGATGGATAGTTGTAAGAAGTTTAAATAAACTAAATAAAATTAGTTTATACATTTTGTTTAAATAATAAGGAATTAAAAGTAGTGTTGCTTAACTAAGGAATTATGAATTTTTATAGGAGGATAGGGAATATGTTTAAAATAGTAAAGAAGGAATTACTAGTTCCTAATATATATCTTATGGATATTGAAGCACCAAGAGTAGCTAAATCAGCAAAACCAGGACAATTTGTAATTGTAAAGATAGATGAAAAAGGAGAGAGATTACCTCTCACAATTTGTGATTATGATAAAGAAAAAGGAACTGTAACTATAGTATTTCAAGTTGTTGGACGTTCAACAGAGGAAATGGCAAAATACGAAGAAGGTCAATGTTTTATGGATTTTGTAGGACCACTTGGAAGACCATCTGAATTTTTGGAAGAAGATATAAATGAATTAAAGAATAAAAAGGTACTGTTTATATCTGGTGGAGTAGGGGCTGCACCTATATATCCACAAGTAAAATGGTTCCATGATCATGGAATGAAAGCTGATGTTATTATGGGGGCTAGAAATAAAGATTTATTAATTTTAGAAGATATGATGAAAAGTGTTGCAGAAAATGTTTATGTAACAACAGATGATGGTTCATATGGATTTAAAGGATTAGTTACTGAACAATTTAAAGATTTAATGGATAATCAAGGAAAACACTATGATTATGTAGTTGCTATAGGACCAATAATAATGATGAAGTTTGCCTGTCTTGCAACTAAACCATATGGAATAAAAACAATAGTAAGTATGAATCCATTAATGGTTGATGGAACTGGAATGTGTGGTGCATGTAGGGTATCAGTAGGAAATGAAACTAAGTTTGCATGTGTAGATGGTCCTGAATTTGATGGACATTTAATTAATTTTGATGAAGCACTTAGAAGACAAGCTATGTATAAGACAGAAGAAGGAAGAGATAGACTTAAGGAAGAAGAAAAGCACTTAGAGAAGCATCACCATAAAAATGGTGGCGGATGTGGATGTTGCGGAGGTGATAATTAATGGATAAAATGAAAAGAGTTCCAGTAAAAGAACAATGTCCAGAAATTAGAAGAGAAAATTTTAAGGAAGTTTGCTTAGGATATTCAGAAGAAGAAGCAGTTAGAGAAGCTAGTAGATGTTTAAACTGTAAAAATCCACAATGTGTTAAAGGATGTCCGGTTTCAATAAATATACCTGAATTTATAGAGTATGTTAAAAGTAGAGAATTTGAAATGGCTGCAAAGGTTATAGCAAAGTACAGTTCTCTTCCAGCTGTATGTGGAAGAGTATGCCCTCAAGAAACACAATGTGAAGGAAAATGTGTTCTTGGAATAAAAGGAGAACCTGTATCAATAGGTAAACTTGAGAGATTTGTAGCTGATTGGTCAAGAGAAAATAATATAAATTTATCAGAAACAGAAGAAAAGAAAAATATGAAAGTTGCAGTAATAGGAAGTGGACCATCAGGACTTACTTGTGCAGGAGATTTAGCTAAAAAAGGATATGATGTTACAATTTTTGAAGCGCTTCATGAACCAGGTGG
This region includes:
- a CDS encoding acyl-CoA dehydrogenase — protein: MDFNLSREQQFVKQMVKEFVENEVKPIAAETDATGVFPMENYKKLAKYGVIGLPYPKEYGGTGGDYLSYILAVEEVSKACGTTGIGFSVNTSLCCGAIYQNGTEDQKKKYLPDLCSGKKIGCFGLTEPNAGTDASAGQTIAVKDGDKYILNGQKCFITNAPIADVFIIFAMTDKSKGNKGISAFIVEKEYPGISIGKVEDKMGINGAQVGEIILEDCPVPAENLLGKEGRGFGIAMKTLDGGRIGVAAQGLGIAEGAFNEAKEYMKERKQFGKQLYKFQGIAWRMADMDVRIEQARYLLYKAAMDKNNGKPYSVSAARAKLACTDAAMYVTTEAVQLFGGYGYIKDYPVERMFRDAKITQIYEGTNEVQRMVISGSIFR
- a CDS encoding electron transfer flavoprotein subunit beta/FixA family protein; amino-acid sequence: MKIVVCLKQVPDTNQVKIDPVTGTLIREGVPSIINPEDKNALEEALRLKDEKGATVTVISMGPPQAEAALREAMAMGADDAILISDRAFAGADTLATSYALAGALKKLEYDFILAGRQAIDGDTAQVGPEIAEHLGIPQVTYVEKVDVEGDKLTVRRALENGYEVLEVQTPCLLTAIKELNEPRYMDMRNVFGVFDKEVKVWSADDIDVDKALLGLKGSPTKVKKSMTKEAKGQGEVVNMPVKEAAAYAASKLKEKHYI
- a CDS encoding electron transfer flavoprotein subunit alpha/FixB family protein yields the protein MNIADFKGVWVFAEQRDGELQKVALELLGKGREIADKLGVELTAVLLGNKIENVANELLSHGADKVIYAEDERLSHYTTGAYTKVICDLVEEKKPEILFIGATFIGRDLGPRVAARLHTGLTADCTALDTEEGTGHLLMTRPAFGGNLMATIMCTENRPQMSTVRPGVFDKLEADESRVDASKIEKVNVQLDAEDLKVTVKEVVKIAKEVVDIGEAEVIVAGGRGVGNKENFAKLEELAELLGGTIAGSRAAIDNGWIDHALQVGQTGKTVRPKLYIACGISGAIQHLAGMQDSDYIIAINKDEDASIMKVADLGLVGDLNKIIPELIAQIKSYS
- a CDS encoding 3-hydroxybutyryl-CoA dehydrogenase, which gives rise to MKKICVLGAGTMGSGIAQAFAVKGYEVILRDIKDEFVERGLNVINKSLSKLVTKGKMEEAKKEEILSNITGTVDLNMAADCDLVVEAAIENMEIKKQIFSELDNICKEETILASNTSSLSITEVASATNRPEKVIGMHFFNPAPVMKLVEVIRGMATSKETFDTIKEISEAIGKEPVEVAEAPGFVVNRILIPMINEAVGILAEGIASAEDIDTAMKLGANHPMGPLALGDLIGLDVCLAIMDVLYKETGDSKYRAHTLLRKYVRAGYLGRKSGRGFHNYAK
- a CDS encoding iron-containing alcohol dehydrogenase, producing MARFTLPRDIYFGSGCLDVLKTIKGKKAVIVIGGGSIKRSGFLDKIEGYLKEANIETKLIEGVEPDPSVETVMNGAAIMREFQPDLIIGVGGGSPIDAAKAMWIFYEYPDFTFEKAVIPFGIPELRQKAKFIAIPSTSGTASEVTAFSVITDYKAKIKYPLADFNLTPDIAIVDSDIAQTMPPKLTAHTGMDALTHAIEAYVAGARSAFSDPLAIQAIVMVRDNLVNSFKGDKEARDQMHIAQCLAGMSFSNALLGITHSMAHKIGAVFHIPHGCANAIFLPYVIEYNRKACEDRYATIARRLNLEGNNDSELVDSLINLINELNVKLNIPSTIKEWGVSEEEFKENVEFMAHNAVLDACTGANPRNIDDKTMMKLYSCAFYGEKVNF
- a CDS encoding sulfide/dihydroorotate dehydrogenase-like FAD/NAD-binding protein codes for the protein MFKIVKKELLVPNIYLMDIEAPRVAKSAKPGQFVIVKIDEKGERLPLTICDYDKEKGTVTIVFQVVGRSTEEMAKYEEGQCFMDFVGPLGRPSEFLEEDINELKNKKVLFISGGVGAAPIYPQVKWFHDHGMKADVIMGARNKDLLILEDMMKSVAENVYVTTDDGSYGFKGLVTEQFKDLMDNQGKHYDYVVAIGPIIMMKFACLATKPYGIKTIVSMNPLMVDGTGMCGACRVSVGNETKFACVDGPEFDGHLINFDEALRRQAMYKTEEGRDRLKEEEKHLEKHHHKNGGGCGCCGGDN